AGGGCGAAGTCCAGCAGGTCGGAGGAGTCGTCCGAATCCAGCAAGGAGCGGAAGTAGCCGGTGAAGAGGCTGTGCCTCTCCGGGCCGGCCTCCGTCTGCGAGGACGGCGCGCTCCCGGCGTAGAAGCCTGCCCGGCCGGAGGAGCCCGACTCCAGGCCGGCGGCGTGGAAGGGTCTCGCCTCGGCCCCTTGGTAGCCGCCATTGCGGCCGGCCTGGCCGCCGGGGTGGCCGTGGTGCGGGGCCCAGGGGCTGCCCTTTTCCCCCCCGGCCCACTCGGCAGGGCCGTCGCCAAAGCTCTGCCCGGGGTTGGGCTCGGGGAAGAGCGCCCCGTTCTTGCGGGCCCGTCGCTTCCGCTTGGGTTTGCCCACGGGGTCGGGCTCCGGCCGGCCCCGCTTGCGCGGGTGCACGGGGTCGGCGTGGAGGGCGGCGGgggctttcttcttcttcccgaTGCCCTCGAAGAAATCGCTGAAGGAGCAACGGGCGGCACGGGCGGCGTggccgcccccgcgcccgccgaAACCCCCCGCCTTGCCACCGCGCCGGCGGAAGCCCTGGACGCGGTGCAAGAAGTGGGAGATGCTCTGGGTGTCGGGGGCTTGGTGGATGGACTCGGGCTCGCTGGGGGTCCAGCAGCGGGGCGGCGAGCAGCGCCCCGAGCACTGGCTCTGCCGGTTGAGGAAGGCCAGCTTGGCCAGCACATCCGAGTAGTCGGCCTTGCTGTCGTTGGTGTCGGCAATGTAGGAGGGCTGGGGCGAGGccagcttctgcttcctcctcctcctcttcttcacctCCGGGGCGGGCTCCTTGGGCTTGGCTTGGCCCAGCAGCAGGTTCTTGGGGGGCCTGCCCCGCTTGCGCTTCAAGATGATGGGCATCTCGCCGGGGGGGAAGACCACCACCACGTTGCGCCCGTTGTTCTTCATCTTGAGCAGCGGCGTGGGCTCCATGGAGCTGCTGGCCGCCAGCTCCTTGCCCTCCAGGTTCAGGTTGCTGCTGAGTGACGACACCTTGTAGGTGGTCTTGTTCCTCCTCCCCAGGGACACGGGGATCTTGGCCATCTTCACCACCATCTTCCTCACCCCCCGGCACTTGCTCTTCTTCCCCGTCGTGGGGGCCTTGGGCGCCTCGTCAGGGTCCAGCGTGGTGGGGTCTGGCGGCGGGGGGGCCAGCAGCGGAGCGCCGGGCTCCTCGGGCCCGGGGGGCACCTCGGCGGGCAGGGCGAGGGGGGACAAGACGCGGCTCTCGGGGGCGATGTCCGCCCGGCGCCCTCGCCCTGCCCTCCTCCGGCGGCACAGCATCTTTGGCTTGTCTGTCCGGCGCAGGGCGTACTTGCGGTGGTCCTCGCCGCACcgcccggccccccggcccccgcagGGTCCCCGCTTCACCACGCCGCCCAGGGGACAACCccccagccggggctgcagcccgtggggcCGCAGCGGGTCCCCGGCACCCGGCTGCGCCTCCAGCAGCTCTGACACAGGGCCCAGCGGCTGCGCCTCCAGCAGCGAGGGCTCGGCGGGCAGCAGCGGGGCCCGCGCGTCCAGCAGCGGCGGCTCCAGGGCCCCGGGCAGCGGCTCCAGCGTCTGCAGCCCCAGCGGCTCCGCCAGCGGCTCCAGCGACTGCAGCTCCAGCGACTCGGACAAGGGCTCCAGCGACTGCAGCTCCAGCGACTCGGAGAGCGGCTCCAGCGACTGCAACCCCAACGGCTCCAGGTTTTGCAGCTCCAGAGACTCCGGCAGCGGCTCCAGGCTTTGCGAATCGAGCAGCTGGGGCTGTGACTCGAGGGACTGGGAATCCAGCAGCCGGGACTGGGAGTCCAGCTCTTGGGCTGGCAGCAACTGGGGCTGCGGCTCCATCGCCTGCGACTCCAGCAGCTGCGTCCCCGGGCACGCCAGGGAGGCCAGTTCGTTCAGGATGTCCGCCTCGGCCAGGTCCGAGTAATCGCCGGCGTCGGGCTGGGAGCAACCGGCTTCCTCCGCCGGTGCTTTGGAggccccccccacgcccccgctgtggccggggggctgcggggcactCCCCCCGCCGCCGTCGGCTTCTCCATcgcgggccgggggccggggatGCCGCGGCGGCTCGGTTTTGCAGAGCACCCCCCGCTCCTCGGGGCTGCGGATGCTGTTGGCCAGGGAGGGCGAGGAGAAGAAGCTGTACTGGAGGTCGCGGTCGGCGGGCAGGAGGCGGCTGTCCTCGTggccaccgccgccaccgccgcggaGGCTGCCGCAGTCCAGGTGCACCCCACTGCTCTTGAGGTCCTCGGAGAGGCGGTTGAGGTCCTTCATGATGTCGATAAGCTGCACCACGGGGTGGAGGTTGATGTGCCCGTTGCCGCACTTGCTCCGGAGCAAGGCGAGGATGCTGTCGACGTTGCAGCGGCCCGAGGCCAGCGTCACGTTGGGGAAGGTTTTAGGCGCCCGATCGCGGGCGGCTGCCTCCTCCGCGCTGCCCCCCAGGATCCGGGGCTCACCGGCACAGCCCAGCAAGTCCTCCGCCGCCTTGGTGCCCCCGTGCACGCTCTGGCACCGGTCGGCCGGGTCGCCGTGCAGCAGCGAGCCTGCCTGGTGCTCCCGGCCGAGCGCGGGGCACGAGCCCTCAGGGAAGCTCAGCACGCTGCAGGATAAGGCCTTTTCCGCCGGGCAGGCTGGGGGCCGCTGCGCCGGGTGCCCCGGCGGGTAGAACTTGGGCTCTCGGACGTAGTCGGGCGAGCCACGCACAACGCTGGTCGTTACCACTGGGCCCGGGGGCTTCACGCGCATCCtgacctcctcctcccccgcgtGCCGCTTGGCCGAGCAGTTGCTGACATGGGGGTCGGGGAATGTGAGACCGGGACCTGCGTGGGGCAGAGAGGGGGACAGTGAGGCTCCGAGGGCACTGCCGGCCAAAAGCAGCCGGCGGTGCCTTGCTCCATCCCCGCCACCCTCGGAGACGGGGTGCCCGCATTCACCCCCCGGCTCATCCCTGCCTTATCACCAGCGACGACCAGGCTGGCACTGCGGGaacccgcccccgccgcccccagcctcctcccttgCCCGCCACAGCGGTGGGGAAATGGGGTCAGGCCCCCTCCCCTGCTCAGGGCGGGGGGTTGGACACCCTCCCCACGGCACGACCACCCGTGCCAAGCCCCGGCTCGCCCCGGCGCAGAGCCAATTCCAAAGGGAAGCGGGATGGCTGTGTCCGTGGGGGTCTGGGGCTGCCCCATCCCCTCATGGGGCTGGGTTGGGGGGTCTGGGGCTGCCCCATTGTCCCGTAGGGCAGGGCTTGGGGGGTCCGGGGCTGCCCCATTCCCCCGTGGGGCAGGGTTTGGGGGGTCCAGGGACATCACGGGGTCGGGGCTTGGGACTTACCCTCggctttgctgctgctcctgctatTGCACTTGAGCTCTCTGCAAAGGAAGGGGTGCCGAGGGTTAGCCCcgagtggggtggggggtggggggtgggtgggggggtgtgggggaacaCCTGGGTGCCCACCGCGCCCACGGCTT
The DNA window shown above is from Accipiter gentilis chromosome 17, bAccGen1.1, whole genome shotgun sequence and carries:
- the AHDC1 gene encoding transcription factor Gibbin isoform X1 → MRVKPPGPVVTTSVVRGSPDYVREPKFYPPGHPAQRPPACPAEKALSCSVLSFPEGSCPALGREHQAGSLLHGDPADRCQSVHGGTKAAEDLLGCAGEPRILGGSAEEAAARDRAPKTFPNVTLASGRCNVDSILALLRSKCGNGHINLHPVVQLIDIMKDLNRLSEDLKSSGVHLDCGSLRGGGGGGHEDSRLLPADRDLQYSFFSSPSLANSIRSPEERGVLCKTEPPRHPRPPARDGEADGGGGSAPQPPGHSGGVGGASKAPAEEAGCSQPDAGDYSDLAEADILNELASLACPGTQLLESQAMEPQPQLLPAQELDSQSRLLDSQSLESQPQLLDSQSLEPLPESLELQNLEPLGLQSLEPLSESLELQSLEPLSESLELQSLEPLAEPLGLQTLEPLPGALEPPLLDARAPLLPAEPSLLEAQPLGPVSELLEAQPGAGDPLRPHGLQPRLGGCPLGGVVKRGPCGGRGAGRCGEDHRKYALRRTDKPKMLCRRRRAGRGRRADIAPESRVLSPLALPAEVPPGPEEPGAPLLAPPPPDPTTLDPDEAPKAPTTGKKSKCRGVRKMVVKMAKIPVSLGRRNKTTYKVSSLSSNLNLEGKELAASSSMEPTPLLKMKNNGRNVVVVFPPGEMPIILKRKRGRPPKNLLLGQAKPKEPAPEVKKRRRRKQKLASPQPSYIADTNDSKADYSDVLAKLAFLNRQSQCSGRCSPPRCWTPSEPESIHQAPDTQSISHFLHRVQGFRRRGGKAGGFGGRGGGHAARAARCSFSDFFEGIGKKKKAPAALHADPVHPRKRGRPEPDPVGKPKRKRRARKNGALFPEPNPGQSFGDGPAEWAGGEKGSPWAPHHGHPGGQAGRNGGYQGAEARPFHAAGLESGSSGRAGFYAGSAPSSQTEAGPERHSLFTGYFRSLLDSDDSSDLLDFALSASRSESRKSAAAYTAPPAALPGQRGLAAYPARGGKVAAATPGTEAAFHAAMQGRPAFPPGRAAAAAAAAAGYGVAQGSSECRGAEAFPKLAPPSAVSRSPTAHPAASGTPGYSPYGSYGAGQSVAPASVFPPGKQYPSAQDCPNSKDCSFAYGSGSSLPSSPSSAHSAGYAPQTAGPSLPLGKAAFFNSAEQGGQFSSAAHTPLRCDSRASTVSPGGYMVPKGSASFQPSPENCRQFPSAAPWAFRQGYGGLDWSSEAFSQLYNPGFECHLNEPNVILDISNYTPQKAKQQTVSETFSESSSDSTQFNQPAGYRRANSEASSSEGQSSLSSLEKLMMDWNEASSAPGYNWNQSVLFQSNSKPGRGRRKKVDMFDTSHLNFSSSSSSSSVYPSKRSTGPRQPRGSRGACASKKERGTGKAKFPTKSQAVNPLFQESTDLGLDYYSGDSSMSPLPSQSRGFGVGERDPCDYAGPYSMNPSTPSDGTFVQGFQSDSPGLGQPDLESKHFPALPHQLAAPGQQTVFEAGLQKAFSPNCSPTLAFKEDLRAGDIRKLPACDSLKHSMQGGALPHAPHLACRDLPMPQPHYDSPSCKNPPYWYSPNASTRSPSYDGKAGAGMLVDFMGRTDPPCLNPHLSSPSGTHPSKGEKEPLEMSRAHHRGPYACPLINDLNISPVPRDSMLQLQDNYRYPSFAPQGHPVMAPTQKSGFLGPMVEQQHPEDTFTVTSL
- the AHDC1 gene encoding transcription factor Gibbin isoform X2 → MLSLKVASGAEGSGTPAAGQEAAPPDGRSLPKRAGSEGLGAQQPVDGSSVACQPVALENGASPPAEWFPRTQGSGPRQPGSDGDGRTFKVNLHCKHPRPRELKCNSRSSSKAEGPGLTFPDPHVSNCSAKRHAGEEEVRMRVKPPGPVVTTSVVRGSPDYVREPKFYPPGHPAQRPPACPAEKALSCSVLSFPEGSCPALGREHQAGSLLHGDPADRCQSVHGGTKAAEDLLGCAGEPRILGGSAEEAAARDRAPKTFPNVTLASGRCNVDSILALLRSKCGNGHINLHPVVQLIDIMKDLNRLSEDLKSSGVHLDCGSLRGGGGGGHEDSRLLPADRDLQYSFFSSPSLANSIRSPEERGVLCKTEPPRHPRPPARDGEADGGGGSAPQPPGHSGGVGGASKAPAEEAGCSQPDAGDYSDLAEADILNELASLACPGTQLLESQAMEPQPQLLPAQELDSQSRLLDSQSLESQPQLLDSQSLEPLPESLELQNLEPLGLQSLEPLSESLELQSLEPLSESLELQSLEPLAEPLGLQTLEPLPGALEPPLLDARAPLLPAEPSLLEAQPLGPVSELLEAQPGAGDPLRPHGLQPRLGGCPLGGVVKRGPCGGRGAGRCGEDHRKYALRRTDKPKMLCRRRRAGRGRRADIAPESRVLSPLALPAEVPPGPEEPGAPLLAPPPPDPTTLDPDEAPKAPTTGKKSKCRGVRKMVVKMAKIPVSLGRRNKTTYKVSSLSSNLNLEGKELAASSSMEPTPLLKMKNNGRNVVVVFPPGEMPIILKRKRGRPPKNLLLGQAKPKEPAPEVKKRRRRKQKLASPQPSYIADTNDSKADYSDVLAKLAFLNRQSQCSGRCSPPRCWTPSEPESIHQAPDTQSISHFLHRVQGFRRRGGKAGGFGGRGGGHAARAARCSFSDFFEGIGKKKKAPAALHADPVHPRKRGRPEPDPVGKPKRKRRARKNGALFPEPNPGQSFGDGPAEWAGGEKGSPWAPHHGHPGGQAGRNGGYQGAEARPFHAAGLESGSSGRAGFYAGSAPSSQTEAGPERHSLFTGYFRSLLDSDDSSDLLDFALSASRSESRKSAAAYTAPPAALPGQRGLAAYPARGGKVAAATPGTEAAFHAAMQGRPAFPPGRAAAAAAAAAGYGVAQGSSECRGAEAFPKLAPPSAVSRSPTAHPAASGTPGYSPYGSYGAGQSVAPASVFPPGKQYPSAQDCPNSKDCSFAYGSGSSLPSSPSSAHSAGYAPQTAGPSLPLGKAAFFNSAEQGGQFSSAAHTPLRCDSRASTVSPGGYMVPKGSASFQPSPENCRQFPSAAPWAFRQGYGGLDWSSEAFSQLYNPGFECHLNEPNVILDISNYTPQKAKQQTVSETFSESSSDSTQFNQPAGYRRANSEASSSEGQSSLSSLEKLMMDWNEASSAPGYNWNQSVLFQSNSKPGRGRRKKVDMFDTSHLNFSSSSSSSSVYPSKRSTGPRQPRGSRGACASKKERGTGKAKFPTKSQAVNPLFQESTDLGLDYYSGDSSMSPLPSQSRGFGVGERDPCDYAGPYSMNPSTPSDGTFVQGFQSDSPGLGQPDLESKHFPALPHQLAAPGQQTVFEAGLQKAFSPNCSPTLAFKEDLRAGDIRKLPACDSLKHSMQGGALPHAPHLACRDLPMPQPHYDSPSCKNPPYWYSPNASTRSPSYDGKAGAGMLVDFMGRTDPPCLNPHLSSPSGTHPSKGEKEPLEMSRAHHRGPYACPLINDLNISPVPRDSMLQLQDNYRYPSFAPQGHPVMAPTQKSGFLGPMVEQQHPEDTFTVTSL
- the AHDC1 gene encoding transcription factor Gibbin isoform X3, which produces MGGRCPLGCGSSGGSAPGMSLVGTGAAKKPWARELKCNSRSSSKAEGPGLTFPDPHVSNCSAKRHAGEEEVRMRVKPPGPVVTTSVVRGSPDYVREPKFYPPGHPAQRPPACPAEKALSCSVLSFPEGSCPALGREHQAGSLLHGDPADRCQSVHGGTKAAEDLLGCAGEPRILGGSAEEAAARDRAPKTFPNVTLASGRCNVDSILALLRSKCGNGHINLHPVVQLIDIMKDLNRLSEDLKSSGVHLDCGSLRGGGGGGHEDSRLLPADRDLQYSFFSSPSLANSIRSPEERGVLCKTEPPRHPRPPARDGEADGGGGSAPQPPGHSGGVGGASKAPAEEAGCSQPDAGDYSDLAEADILNELASLACPGTQLLESQAMEPQPQLLPAQELDSQSRLLDSQSLESQPQLLDSQSLEPLPESLELQNLEPLGLQSLEPLSESLELQSLEPLSESLELQSLEPLAEPLGLQTLEPLPGALEPPLLDARAPLLPAEPSLLEAQPLGPVSELLEAQPGAGDPLRPHGLQPRLGGCPLGGVVKRGPCGGRGAGRCGEDHRKYALRRTDKPKMLCRRRRAGRGRRADIAPESRVLSPLALPAEVPPGPEEPGAPLLAPPPPDPTTLDPDEAPKAPTTGKKSKCRGVRKMVVKMAKIPVSLGRRNKTTYKVSSLSSNLNLEGKELAASSSMEPTPLLKMKNNGRNVVVVFPPGEMPIILKRKRGRPPKNLLLGQAKPKEPAPEVKKRRRRKQKLASPQPSYIADTNDSKADYSDVLAKLAFLNRQSQCSGRCSPPRCWTPSEPESIHQAPDTQSISHFLHRVQGFRRRGGKAGGFGGRGGGHAARAARCSFSDFFEGIGKKKKAPAALHADPVHPRKRGRPEPDPVGKPKRKRRARKNGALFPEPNPGQSFGDGPAEWAGGEKGSPWAPHHGHPGGQAGRNGGYQGAEARPFHAAGLESGSSGRAGFYAGSAPSSQTEAGPERHSLFTGYFRSLLDSDDSSDLLDFALSASRSESRKSAAAYTAPPAALPGQRGLAAYPARGGKVAAATPGTEAAFHAAMQGRPAFPPGRAAAAAAAAAGYGVAQGSSECRGAEAFPKLAPPSAVSRSPTAHPAASGTPGYSPYGSYGAGQSVAPASVFPPGKQYPSAQDCPNSKDCSFAYGSGSSLPSSPSSAHSAGYAPQTAGPSLPLGKAAFFNSAEQGGQFSSAAHTPLRCDSRASTVSPGGYMVPKGSASFQPSPENCRQFPSAAPWAFRQGYGGLDWSSEAFSQLYNPGFECHLNEPNVILDISNYTPQKAKQQTVSETFSESSSDSTQFNQPAGYRRANSEASSSEGQSSLSSLEKLMMDWNEASSAPGYNWNQSVLFQSNSKPGRGRRKKVDMFDTSHLNFSSSSSSSSVYPSKRSTGPRQPRGSRGACASKKERGTGKAKFPTKSQAVNPLFQESTDLGLDYYSGDSSMSPLPSQSRGFGVGERDPCDYAGPYSMNPSTPSDGTFVQGFQSDSPGLGQPDLESKHFPALPHQLAAPGQQTVFEAGLQKAFSPNCSPTLAFKEDLRAGDIRKLPACDSLKHSMQGGALPHAPHLACRDLPMPQPHYDSPSCKNPPYWYSPNASTRSPSYDGKAGAGMLVDFMGRTDPPCLNPHLSSPSGTHPSKGEKEPLEMSRAHHRGPYACPLINDLNISPVPRDSMLQLQDNYRYPSFAPQGHPVMAPTQKSGFLGPMVEQQHPEDTFTVTSL